In Vicia villosa cultivar HV-30 ecotype Madison, WI unplaced genomic scaffold, Vvil1.0 ctg.000041F_1_1_1, whole genome shotgun sequence, the following are encoded in one genomic region:
- the LOC131622731 gene encoding uncharacterized protein LOC131622731, giving the protein MEVRSNPTAENSPDQSPPSRHRRSSATSSKKPLASPLPVDTSSVSQRLQKELMALMMSGGDLGVSAFPVAESIFTWVGTIEGGKGTLYEGLSYKLSLRFPVDYPFKPPQVKFDSMCFHPNVDQFGNICLDILQDKWSSAYDCRTILLSIQSLLEEPNLESPLNSYAAELWNDKEDFKRMVHKQYLAGEAPES; this is encoded by the exons ATGGAGGTCCGATCAAACCCCACCGCCGAAAATTCCCCTGATCAATCGCCACCCAGTCGCCACCGTCGATCATCCGCCACCTCTTCCAAGAAGCCTCTCGCTTCTCCTCTTCCCGTTGACACGTCGTCCGTTTCTCAGAG ATTACAGAAGGAGTTAATGGCTCTCATG ATGAGTGGAGGAGATCTTGGAGTATCAGCTTTTCCAGTTGCGGAGAGTATTTTTACTTGGGTTGGTACAATTGAAGGTGGAAAAGGAACTTTGTATGAGGGTTTATCTTATAAACTCTCCTTACGTTTTCCCGTCGACTATCCTTTTAAACCACCCCAAGTGAAGTTTGACTCGATGTGCTTTCATCCGAATGTTGATCAGTTTGGCAACATATGTCTCGACATCCTTCAG GACAAGTGGTCTTCGGCTTATGATTGTAGAACGATTCTTCTGTCTATTCAAAGTCTATTGGAAG AGCCTAACCTGGAGAGTCCTCTAAATAGCTATGCTGCAGAGCTTTGGAATGATAAGGAAg ATTTCAAGAGAATGGTCCACAAACAGTATTTAGCTGGAGAAGCACCTGAAAGTTGA
- the LOC131622719 gene encoding tetraspanin-6-like — MYRFSNTVIGFLNLLTLLASIPIIGAGLWMARSSTTCENFLQTPLLVIGFIVLVISLAGFIGACFHVACALWLYLVIMLLLIAALLGVTVFGFGVTSKGGGVEVPGRSYSEYHLMDYSPWLKKRIENPKYWNTLRNCILGSKTCDKLASWTPLDYMQNDMSPIQSGCCKPPTACSYNMEAVMLNQDSDCYKWNNAPTVLCYECDSCKAGVLENLRRNWHKLSVLIVTMLVLLIGIYSIGCCAFRNARRAQTDYPYGENRMTKVRPRWDYHWWRWLHDRKEQLY, encoded by the exons ATGTATAGGTTCAGCAACACAGTGATAGGGTTCTTAAACTTGCTAACACTATTAGCATCCATACCAATAATTGGAGCAGGATTATGGATGGCAAGAAGCAGCACAACTTGTGAAAATTTTCTCCAAACACCACTTCTTGTAATAGGTTTTATAGTACTTGTGATATCCTTAGCCGGTTTCATTGGTGCTTGTTTTCATGTAGCATGTGCACTATGGTTGTATTTGGTGATTATGTTGTTGCTAATAGCAGCACTTTTGGGTGTAACTGTATTTGGCTTTGGTGTGACTAGTAAAGGTGGTGGTGTTGAAGTTCCTGGTAGATCTTACAGTGAGTATCATCTTATGGATTATTCACCTTGGTTGAAGAAAAGAATAGAAAATCCTAAGTATTGGAATACTTTAAGGAATTGTATTTTGGGTTCTAAAACTTGTGACAAACTTGCTTCCTGGACTCCTTTGGATTATATGCAGAATGATATGTCTCCAATACAG TCAGGATGTTGTAAGCCACCAACAGCGTGCAGCTACAACATGGAAGCAGTGATGCTGAATCAAGACTCAGATTGCTACAAATGGAATAATGCACCAACGGTGCTATGTTATGAGTGTGATTCATGCAAAGCTGGTGTACTTGAAAACTTAAGAAGGAATTGGCATAAATTATCAGTTCTCATTGTCACGATGCTTGTTCTTCTCATAGGGATTTATTCGATTGGTTGTTGTGCTTTCAGAAACGCAAGAAGAGCTCAAACGGATTATCCGTATGGTGAAAATCGAATGACCAAAGTTCGGCCTAGATGGGATTATCATTG gtGGAGATGGTTGCATGACAGGAAAGAACAGCTTTATTAG